One window from the genome of Halictus rubicundus isolate RS-2024b chromosome 7, iyHalRubi1_principal, whole genome shotgun sequence encodes:
- the LOC143355430 gene encoding RAB6A-GEF complex partner protein 2, with amino-acid sequence MIEVTAKLIRGPVYFSGEVIECLVTFSNPPNPSHQISQSNSDIFESLAWASAQVHCQCSTNSKIVFSEKLNTTAWLGAINANTTFAPWQQDNGHVVLNTKPKILFCDLRLSPGENKTYIYREIIPSDAPPSYRGHAVKYSYKITVGTQRVNTAIKLLRVPFRVLSLSELPEVTACNDSIDLSPNNPFMETQHRETPLDVALQTLQNLTARRSPNFYNITNGRGRVVRFCLFKNSYKLGEDIVGTFDFSNATVSCAQVSVALQSEEHISEEYRRGKTATPTLVSYNKHHEMCMGLKYSHLVLPIPLHVTPDFTTDLMTLKWRLHFEFVTTSKLIDMPNESTINWQGPLTLDVETMIWDLPVHIHPTTTPPNTAQESRYNIVI; translated from the exons ATGATTGAGGTAACAGCAAAATTAATTAGGGGTCCTGTATACTTTTCTGGAGAAGTCATAGAATGTTTAGTCACATTCAGTAATCCTCCAAATCCGAGCCATCAAATATCTCAAAGTAACAG TGATATTTTCGAAAGTCTTGCATGGGCCAGTGCACAAGTTCATTGTCAATGTTCTACAAATAGCAAAATTGTATTTTCCGAGAAATTGAATACTACAGCTTGGTTAGGAGCTATTAACGCAA ATACAACATTTGCACCATGGCAACAAGATAATGGTCACGTAGTACTTAATACCAAGCCCAAGATTTTATTTTGTGACTTAAGATTGTCACCAGGTGAAAACAAAACAT ATATATATCGGGAAATAATTCCAAGTGATGCACCTCCCTCTTACAGAGGACATGCAGTGAAGTATTCGTATAAGATTACTGTAGGAACACAACGAGTTAATACAGCTATAAAACTGCTTCGGGTTCCATTCAGAGTACTTTCTCTAAGCG AACTACCAGAAGTAACTGCCTGCAATGATAGCATTGATTTAAGTCCCAATAATCCATTCATGGAAACGCAACATAGGGAAACACCATTAGATGTTGCATTACAAACTCTCCAG AATTTGACTGCTAGGCGTAGTCCAAATTTTTATAACATCACGAATGGACGTGGACGAGTTGTAAGATTCTGCCTCTTCAAAAACTCTTACAAACTTGGAGAGGATATAGTTGGAACATTTGATTTTTCGAATGCCACAGTTTCATGTGCACAAGTCTCAGTTGCATTACAATCAGAAGAACATATATCAGAAGAATACAGGCGAGGAAAAACAGCAACTCCGACGTTAGTCAGTTACAACAAACATCACGAAATGTGTATGGGTTTAAAATACTCACATCTAGTGTTGCCTATACCTTTACATGTGACACCAGACTTTACCACTGATTTAATGACGCTTAAATGGAGATTACATTTTGAGTTTGTCACAACTTCTAAGCTAATAGATATGCCCAATGAAAGTACAATTAATTGGCAAGGTCCGTTAACCTTAGATGTTGAAACAATGATTTGGGATTTACCTGTTCATATTCATCCAACGACCACACCACCTAATACTGCGCAAGAATCGAGATATAATATCGTGATATAG
- the LOC143355435 gene encoding glutathione S-transferase theta-1, with protein sequence MTLKLYYDLLSQPSRAVYIFLKANNIPFEKKITNLGKMEHLSSEYQKINPFQKVPSIQHNDVSIIESVAILRYLCKEFTVADHWYPKDSKAQAKVDEYLEWQHLNTRYHCALYFQKKYLMPIMKAQPTPAEVIAKYEKRMINCLDVLENIWLKDKPFLTGSEVTIADLLGACEVEQVRIAGYDPRNGRPCLATWLAKVEQMTNPYYQEAHVFIGLLANKAKEDKIKSKI encoded by the exons ATGACTTTGAAGTTGTATTACGACTTGTTGTCTCAACCAAGTAGGGCtgtgtacatatttttaaaagcaAACAATATACCATTTGagaaaaaaataacaaatttgGGAAAAATGGAACATCTCAGTTCAGAATATCAGAAGATCAATCCGTTTCAAAAAGTTCCTAGTATTCAACATAATGATGTCAGCATAATTGAAAG TGTTGCAATTTTGAGATATCTCTGTAAAGAATTTACCGTGGCTGATCATTGGTATCCAAAAGATTCAAAGGCCCAGGCAAAAGTTGATGAATACCTTGAATGGCAACATTTGAATACTAGGTACCACTGTGCCTTATATTTTCAGAAAAAG TATTTAATGCCAATTATGAAAGCTCAACCAACACCAGCTGAAGTgattgcaaaatatgaaaagcGTATGATCAACTGTCTTGATGTACTAGAAAACATTTGGTTAAAAGACAAGCCTTTCTTGACAGGTTCGGAAGTGACTATTGCTGATCTTCTTGGAGCATGTGAGGTGGAGCAAGTTC GAATAGCTGGATATGATCCTCGCAATGGAAGACCTTGCTTAGCTACTTGGTTGGCAAAAGTTGAACAGATGACAAACCCCTATTATCAAGAAGCCCATGTCTTTATAGGATTGCTTGCAAACAAGGCAAaagaagataaaataaaaagcaaGATATAA